A DNA window from Ranitomeya imitator isolate aRanImi1 chromosome 2, aRanImi1.pri, whole genome shotgun sequence contains the following coding sequences:
- the PCBD1 gene encoding pterin-4-alpha-carbinolamine dehydratase — protein MAGKAHRLSGEEREQLLPNLRAVGWNELDGRDAICKEFHFKDFNRAFGFMTRVALQAEKLDHHPEWFNIYNKVHITLSTHECGGLSERDINLASFIEQVAATLS, from the exons GCCGGAAAAGCTCACAGACTCAGTGGAGAAGAACGAGAACAGCTCCTGCCCAACCTCAGAGCAGTTGGGTGGAATGAATTGGATGGCAGAGATGCTATATGCAAAGAATTCCACTTCAAGGATTTCAATAGG GCTTTTGGATTTATGACCAGAGTTGCATTACAAGCTGAAAAATTAGATCACCATCCTGAATGGTTTAATATCTACAACAAG GTACACATCACACTGAGCACCCATGAATGCGGAGGTCTTTCGGAGAGAGACATTAACCTTGCCAGCTTTATTGAACAAGTTGCAGCCACTCTGTCTTAA